A stretch of Allostreptomyces psammosilenae DNA encodes these proteins:
- a CDS encoding sensor histidine kinase: MRVRLLGLLIFLMACVLLALGVPLAASQAAAQQQRVVVDRLDDTARFAGLALYSVPAAKAGDVGRWPATGSTDPDGTGAMEGTDDQDAARRIATLRDELRRYGELYGIRAGIFDRNQQPVAISDDGYRVSDDPLVQRAFGEALSGRRSHDPPQVWPWQDDYLVVASPVVRDGDVVAVVLTESPTDGMRARVRDGWLVLAAGESVAMLAAVALAVQLTRWVLRPVRVLDATAHRIATGRFAARVPPSGGPPELRRLTRAFNEMADHVEDAFERQRAFVADASHQLRNPLAALMLRIEVLGMDLPPHSEEEFAKVREEYRRLARVVDDILGLATAEGSTRPLRPTDVAELVAERLHAWEPAAADARVRLLPHPPEPAAGAAAPDDAGPVPPALLDAVAFGSALDAVLDNAVKYTPAGSEVRVWVDARDGRVRVTVADSGPGLSEEEIGRAGDRFWRSPRHQNTDGSGLGLSIARALLVGCGGGLDVTHNTPHGLRVTLWAPRAERPVKRRPPAPVPPPAPAPGLPAEPAGAAPERGDQGLTDR; encoded by the coding sequence TTGCGCGTCCGTCTCCTCGGCCTGCTCATCTTCCTGATGGCCTGCGTGCTGCTCGCGCTCGGCGTGCCGCTCGCGGCCAGCCAGGCCGCCGCCCAGCAGCAGCGCGTCGTCGTCGACCGGCTCGACGACACCGCGCGCTTCGCCGGCCTCGCGCTGTACAGCGTGCCCGCCGCCAAGGCCGGCGACGTCGGGCGGTGGCCGGCCACCGGCTCCACCGACCCGGACGGCACCGGCGCGATGGAGGGCACCGACGACCAGGACGCCGCCCGCCGCATCGCCACCCTCCGCGACGAGCTGCGCCGGTACGGTGAGCTCTACGGCATCCGGGCCGGCATCTTCGACCGCAACCAGCAGCCCGTGGCGATCTCCGACGACGGCTACCGGGTCTCCGACGACCCCCTGGTGCAGCGCGCCTTCGGCGAGGCGCTCTCCGGCCGCCGCAGCCACGACCCGCCCCAGGTGTGGCCCTGGCAGGACGACTACCTCGTGGTCGCCTCGCCCGTCGTCCGGGACGGCGACGTGGTGGCCGTCGTCCTCACCGAGTCCCCGACCGACGGCATGCGCGCCCGGGTCCGGGACGGCTGGCTGGTGCTCGCCGCCGGCGAGAGCGTCGCCATGCTCGCCGCCGTGGCCCTCGCCGTGCAGCTCACCCGCTGGGTGCTCCGCCCGGTGCGGGTCCTGGACGCCACCGCCCACCGCATCGCCACCGGACGGTTCGCCGCGCGCGTCCCGCCCTCCGGCGGCCCGCCGGAGCTGCGCCGCCTCACCCGCGCCTTCAACGAGATGGCCGACCACGTCGAGGACGCCTTCGAACGCCAGCGCGCCTTCGTCGCCGACGCCTCCCACCAGCTGCGCAACCCGCTCGCCGCGCTGATGCTGCGGATAGAGGTCCTCGGCATGGACCTGCCGCCGCACAGCGAGGAGGAGTTCGCCAAGGTCCGCGAGGAGTACCGCCGGCTGGCCCGGGTGGTCGACGACATCCTCGGGCTGGCCACCGCCGAGGGCTCCACCCGCCCGCTGCGCCCCACCGACGTCGCCGAGCTGGTCGCCGAGCGCCTGCACGCCTGGGAACCCGCCGCCGCCGACGCCCGGGTGCGCCTGCTGCCGCACCCCCCGGAGCCGGCGGCCGGCGCGGCGGCGCCGGACGACGCGGGGCCGGTGCCGCCGGCGCTGCTGGACGCCGTGGCCTTCGGCAGCGCCCTGGACGCGGTGCTGGACAACGCCGTCAAGTACACCCCGGCCGGCTCCGAGGTCCGGGTGTGGGTGGACGCCCGGGACGGCCGGGTCCGGGTCACCGTCGCCGACAGCGGCCCCGGCCTGTCCGAGGAGGAGATCGGCCGCGCCGGCGACCGCTTCTGGCGCAGCCCCCGCCACCAGAACACCGACGGCTCCGGCCTCGGGCTCTCCATCGCCCGCGCCCTGCTGGTCGGCTGCGGCGGCGGCCTCGACGTCACCCACAACACCCCGCACGGCCTGCGGGTCACCCTGTGGGCCCCGCGCGCCGAACGCCCGGTTAAGCGGCGCCCGCCCGCACCCGTCCCGCCGCCGGCGCCCGCCCCCGGGCTCCCCGCCGAGCCCGCCGGCGCCGCGCCGGAGCGGGGCGATCAGGGCTTGACCGACCGGTAG
- a CDS encoding TAXI family TRAP transporter solute-binding subunit, which yields MLRWGGAAGLAGATAVGAWQLSALAAGGGPSGRLRFTTGVPTGVYHMYAEQLLKAFRHDLPDVRVELAPSQGSVENLRRLATGEADLGFVAADAVADYCGEGQDRLRAVARLYDDYIQLVVPRNSPVRTIWDLRGLRVGIGQPKSGVELVTRRLLKAAELVPDVDFEAVAVSIDRAPALLRGDGADAAERLDAFFWSGGLPTRAVSELVEPSVEGVRPFPVRLVPLDGLAETLHQLPAPADACHAQPLRAYRVSTVPAGTYRVRGSREVPAAVPTIAVPNLLVCNEGLERRLAEAATRVVMDSRDRIGEEVHSAQLVDLRTAIYTHPLALHTGAQDYYRSVKP from the coding sequence GTGCTGCGGTGGGGCGGCGCGGCCGGGCTGGCCGGGGCGACGGCGGTGGGGGCGTGGCAGCTGTCGGCGTTGGCGGCGGGCGGTGGTCCGTCGGGGCGGCTGCGGTTCACCACGGGGGTGCCGACCGGCGTCTACCACATGTACGCGGAGCAGTTGCTGAAGGCGTTCCGCCACGACCTGCCGGACGTGCGGGTGGAGCTGGCGCCCTCGCAGGGGTCGGTGGAGAACCTGCGGCGGCTGGCCACGGGCGAGGCGGACCTGGGGTTCGTCGCGGCGGACGCGGTGGCCGACTACTGCGGAGAGGGGCAGGACCGGCTGCGGGCGGTGGCGCGGCTGTACGACGACTACATCCAGCTGGTGGTGCCGCGGAACTCGCCGGTGCGCACGATCTGGGACCTGCGCGGGCTGCGGGTCGGGATCGGGCAGCCGAAGTCGGGGGTGGAGCTGGTGACCCGGCGGCTGCTGAAGGCGGCCGAGCTGGTGCCCGACGTGGACTTCGAGGCGGTGGCGGTCTCCATCGACCGGGCGCCGGCCCTGCTGCGCGGGGACGGCGCGGACGCCGCGGAGCGGCTGGACGCCTTCTTCTGGTCGGGGGGCCTGCCGACCAGGGCGGTCAGCGAGCTGGTGGAGCCGTCGGTGGAGGGGGTGCGGCCGTTCCCGGTGCGGCTGGTGCCGCTGGACGGGCTGGCGGAGACGCTGCACCAGCTGCCCGCGCCGGCGGACGCCTGCCACGCCCAGCCGCTGCGCGCCTACCGGGTCTCCACGGTGCCGGCGGGGACGTACCGGGTGCGCGGCAGCCGGGAGGTGCCGGCGGCCGTGCCGACCATCGCGGTGCCCAACCTGCTGGTGTGCAACGAGGGGCTGGAGCGGCGGCTGGCGGAGGCGGCGACCCGGGTGGTGATGGACAGCCGGGACCGGATCGGCGAGGAGGTGCACTCCGCGCAGCTGGTGGACCTGCGCACGGCCATCTACACCCATCCGCTGGCGCTGCACACCGGCGCCCAGGACTACTACCGGTCGGTCAAGCCCTGA
- the miaA gene encoding tRNA (adenosine(37)-N6)-dimethylallyltransferase MiaA produces the protein MYSRSDDPCAEPSAPSAVPGDALARRAAAATRPSSPGAPRVVAVVGATAVGKSDLGVALAEELGGEVINADSMQLYRGMDIGTAKLTPEERHGVPHHLLDVWDVTVTASVAEYQRLARAEIDRLLAAGRTPVLVGGSGLYVRAALDVMEFPGTDPEVRARLEAELAEEGSGALHARLAALDPKAARAILPGNGRRVVRALEVVEITGRPFTATLPVQEYVYDAVQIGLEMPRPVLDERIAARVDRMWRAGLVDEVRHLAEYGLREGRTASRALGYQQVLAALDGACTEAAAREETIRATRRFARRQESWFRRDDRVAWLPHDAPELVGRALERIGCARNQSN, from the coding sequence ATGTACAGCAGGTCCGACGACCCTTGCGCGGAGCCGTCCGCCCCCTCCGCAGTCCCGGGCGACGCGCTCGCCCGGCGCGCCGCCGCGGCCACCCGGCCGTCCTCCCCCGGCGCGCCCCGCGTCGTCGCCGTGGTGGGCGCGACCGCGGTGGGCAAGTCCGACCTGGGGGTCGCGCTGGCGGAGGAGCTGGGTGGCGAGGTGATCAACGCCGACTCCATGCAGCTGTACCGCGGCATGGACATCGGCACCGCCAAGCTCACCCCCGAGGAGCGGCACGGCGTTCCGCATCACCTGCTGGACGTCTGGGACGTCACCGTCACCGCCAGCGTCGCCGAGTACCAGCGGCTCGCCCGGGCGGAGATCGACCGACTGCTGGCCGCCGGCCGCACCCCCGTCCTGGTCGGCGGCTCCGGGCTGTACGTCCGCGCGGCGCTGGACGTGATGGAGTTCCCCGGTACCGACCCCGAGGTGCGCGCCCGGCTGGAGGCCGAACTGGCCGAGGAGGGCTCCGGCGCGCTGCACGCCCGCCTGGCCGCGCTCGATCCGAAGGCGGCCCGGGCGATCCTGCCGGGCAACGGCCGCCGGGTGGTGCGCGCCCTGGAGGTCGTGGAGATCACCGGCCGGCCGTTCACGGCGACGCTGCCGGTCCAGGAGTACGTCTACGACGCCGTCCAGATCGGGCTGGAGATGCCGCGCCCGGTGCTCGACGAGCGGATCGCGGCCCGGGTGGACCGGATGTGGCGGGCCGGCCTGGTCGACGAGGTGCGTCATCTGGCCGAATACGGTCTGCGCGAGGGCCGGACGGCCTCCCGCGCGCTGGGGTACCAGCAGGTCCTCGCCGCCCTCGACGGGGCGTGCACGGAAGCCGCGGCGCGGGAGGAGACCATCCGTGCCACGCGCCGTTTCGCCCGGCGGCAGGAGTCCTGGTTCCGCCGCGACGACCGCGTGGCGTGGTTGCCCCACGACGCCCCGGAGCTGGTCGGGCGGGCTCTGGAGCGGATTGGTTGCGCTCGAAACCAGTCGAACTGA
- the miaB gene encoding tRNA (N6-isopentenyl adenosine(37)-C2)-methylthiotransferase MiaB has product MNEHSERTYEVRTHGCQMNVHDSERLAGLLEGAGYRRAPKGEQADVVVFNTCAVRENADNKLYGNLGQLAPKKAARPGMQIAVGGCLAQKDRDTIVRRAPWVDVVFGTHNIGSLPTLLERARVQQEAQVEILESLERFPSTLPTRRESAYAAWVSISVGCNNTCTFCIVPALRGKEKDRRPGDILAEIEALVAEGVIEITLLGQNVNAYGSDIGDREAFSKLLRACGAIEGLERVRFTSPHPRDFTDDVIAAMAETPNVMPQLHMPLQSGSDTILKAMRRSYRQERYLGIIEKVRAAMPHAAISTDIIVGFPGETEEDFEQTLHVVREARFANAFTFQYSKRPGTPAAEMDGQVPKAVVQERYDRLIALQEEISWEENIKQVGRTVEVLVAEGEGRKDDQTARLSGRAPDNRLVHFAPPATGPAPRPGDTATVTISYAAPHHLLAEAPAAGVRRTRAGDAWERRNTTPPAQPGVMLGMPSIGAPAPTPAPASASGCGCD; this is encoded by the coding sequence ATGAACGAGCACAGTGAGCGGACGTATGAGGTGCGCACCCACGGGTGCCAGATGAACGTGCACGACTCCGAGCGGCTGGCCGGGCTGCTGGAGGGTGCCGGCTACCGGCGCGCCCCCAAGGGGGAGCAGGCCGACGTGGTCGTGTTCAACACCTGCGCGGTGCGGGAGAACGCCGACAACAAGCTGTACGGCAACCTCGGGCAGCTCGCCCCGAAGAAGGCCGCTCGCCCGGGCATGCAGATCGCCGTCGGCGGCTGCCTGGCGCAGAAGGACCGGGACACCATCGTCCGCCGCGCCCCCTGGGTGGACGTCGTGTTCGGCACGCACAACATCGGCTCGCTGCCGACGCTGCTGGAGCGCGCCCGCGTCCAGCAGGAGGCGCAGGTGGAGATCCTGGAGTCGCTGGAGCGCTTCCCCTCCACGCTGCCCACCCGCCGCGAGTCCGCCTACGCCGCCTGGGTGTCGATCTCCGTCGGCTGCAACAACACGTGCACGTTCTGCATCGTCCCGGCGCTGCGCGGCAAGGAGAAGGACCGCCGGCCCGGCGACATCCTGGCCGAGATCGAGGCGCTGGTCGCCGAGGGCGTCATCGAGATCACCCTGCTCGGCCAGAACGTCAACGCCTACGGCTCCGACATCGGCGACCGCGAGGCGTTCTCCAAGCTGCTGCGCGCCTGCGGGGCGATCGAGGGGCTGGAGCGGGTCCGCTTCACCTCCCCGCACCCGCGCGACTTCACCGACGACGTCATCGCCGCCATGGCCGAGACCCCGAACGTCATGCCGCAGCTGCACATGCCGCTGCAGTCGGGTTCGGACACGATCCTGAAAGCCATGCGCCGCTCCTACCGCCAGGAGCGTTACCTCGGCATCATCGAGAAGGTGCGGGCGGCGATGCCGCACGCGGCCATCTCGACCGACATCATCGTCGGGTTCCCCGGCGAGACCGAGGAGGACTTCGAGCAGACCCTGCACGTCGTCCGCGAGGCCCGTTTCGCGAACGCCTTCACCTTCCAGTACTCCAAGCGCCCCGGCACCCCGGCCGCCGAGATGGACGGCCAGGTCCCGAAGGCCGTGGTCCAGGAGCGCTACGACCGTCTGATCGCCCTCCAGGAGGAGATCTCCTGGGAGGAGAACATCAAGCAGGTGGGCCGTACGGTCGAGGTCCTGGTGGCCGAGGGCGAGGGTCGCAAGGACGACCAGACCGCCCGGCTGTCCGGTCGGGCTCCCGACAACCGGCTCGTGCACTTCGCTCCGCCCGCCACCGGTCCGGCCCCCCGGCCCGGTGACACGGCGACCGTCACCATCAGCTACGCCGCACCGCACCACCTGCTCGCCGAGGCGCCGGCGGCCGGCGTCCGCCGGACCCGCGCCGGTGACGCCTGGGAACGGCGGAACACCACGCCGCCGGCCCAGCCCGGGGTGATGCTGGGCATGCCGTCGATCGGCGCGCCCGCGCCCACCCCGGCGCCGGCTTCGGCCTCCGGCTGCGGCTGCGACTAG
- a CDS encoding antitoxin, producing MEDGMGAFDKFKDKADQLKDKVGGERIDKGVEKAGDAVDQRTGGKYAEQVDKAQEAASERYGQGAGGGEPGSEGERR from the coding sequence GTGGAGGACGGCATGGGCGCGTTCGACAAGTTCAAGGACAAGGCCGACCAGCTGAAGGACAAGGTGGGCGGCGAACGGATCGACAAGGGCGTCGAGAAGGCCGGCGACGCGGTCGACCAGCGCACCGGCGGCAAGTACGCCGAGCAGGTCGACAAGGCGCAGGAGGCGGCCAGCGAGCGCTACGGCCAGGGAGCAGGGGGCGGCGAGCCGGGCTCCGAGGGCGAGCGGCGGTAG
- a CDS encoding amino acid ABC transporter ATP-binding protein, producing MSQTLVALESVNKHFGDLHVLQDIDLSIASGEVVVVIGPSGSGKSTLCRTINRLETIDSGRITIEGRELPQEGRALARLRADVGMVFQSFNLFAHKTVLENVTLGQRKVRRVAKADAERRAMELLERVGVASQAQKYPAQLSGGQQQRVAIARALAMDPKVMLFDEPTSALDPEMINEVLEVMRQLAADGMTMVVVTHEMGFARSAANRVVFMADGRIVEEASPKEFFSNPRSDRAKDFLSKILKH from the coding sequence ATGAGCCAGACCCTCGTCGCACTGGAGAGCGTGAACAAGCACTTCGGTGACCTGCACGTGCTCCAGGACATCGACCTGTCCATCGCCAGTGGCGAGGTCGTCGTCGTGATCGGCCCGTCCGGGTCTGGCAAGTCGACACTGTGCCGCACGATCAACCGGCTGGAGACGATCGATTCCGGCCGGATCACGATCGAGGGCCGGGAGCTGCCCCAGGAGGGCCGGGCGCTGGCCCGGCTGCGCGCGGACGTGGGCATGGTGTTCCAGTCGTTCAACCTGTTCGCGCACAAGACGGTGCTGGAGAACGTCACCCTCGGGCAGCGCAAGGTGCGGCGGGTCGCCAAGGCGGACGCGGAGCGGCGGGCGATGGAGCTGCTGGAGCGGGTGGGCGTGGCCTCCCAGGCCCAGAAGTACCCGGCGCAGCTGTCCGGCGGTCAGCAGCAGCGCGTGGCGATCGCCCGGGCGCTGGCGATGGACCCGAAGGTGATGCTCTTCGACGAGCCGACCTCCGCCCTCGACCCGGAGATGATCAACGAGGTGCTGGAGGTGATGCGCCAGCTCGCCGCCGACGGCATGACGATGGTCGTGGTGACCCACGAGATGGGCTTCGCCCGCTCCGCGGCCAACCGCGTGGTGTTCATGGCGGACGGGCGCATCGTCGAGGAGGCGTCGCCGAAGGAGTTCTTCTCCAACCCCCGCAGCGACCGCGCCAAGGACTTCCTCTCCAAGATCCTCAAGCACTGA
- a CDS encoding response regulator transcription factor, which yields MQLLLVEDDDHVASALVTVLNRHHMAVRHVRNGEDALERLTQAGPDAFDAVLLDVGLPQQDGFRVCRRIRSHSATLPIIMVTARGDIRDRVHGLDLGADDYIVKPFDMTELIARILAVVRRTNRPPHQSRPAGAAGATEPGRAGSAAATAPGEPAATHPAPGAPEAHPATAGARRIGPIEIDADARRVRVRGSEVSLTRKEFDLLALLAERPGVVCRRQQILSEVWESSYDGLARSLEVHVASLRAKLALPDAIETVRGIGYRLTAGTSDEPAADPPTGPPGR from the coding sequence GTGCAGCTGCTACTCGTGGAGGACGACGACCACGTGGCCTCCGCACTGGTCACCGTGCTCAACCGGCACCACATGGCCGTGCGGCACGTGCGCAACGGCGAGGACGCCCTCGAACGCCTGACCCAGGCCGGCCCGGACGCCTTCGACGCGGTGCTGCTGGACGTGGGGCTGCCGCAGCAGGACGGCTTCCGGGTCTGCCGCCGGATCCGCTCGCACAGCGCCACGCTCCCGATCATCATGGTCACCGCCCGTGGCGACATCCGGGACCGGGTGCACGGGCTGGACCTGGGCGCCGACGACTACATCGTCAAGCCGTTCGACATGACCGAGCTGATCGCCCGCATCCTGGCCGTCGTCCGGCGCACCAACCGCCCCCCGCACCAGTCCCGCCCGGCCGGCGCCGCGGGCGCCACCGAGCCCGGCCGCGCCGGCTCGGCAGCCGCCACGGCGCCCGGCGAGCCGGCCGCCACCCACCCGGCGCCCGGTGCTCCCGAGGCGCACCCGGCCACCGCCGGCGCCCGCCGGATCGGCCCCATCGAGATCGACGCCGACGCCCGCCGGGTCCGCGTCCGGGGCAGCGAGGTCTCGCTCACCCGCAAGGAGTTCGACCTCCTGGCGCTGCTCGCCGAGCGGCCCGGGGTGGTCTGCCGGCGCCAGCAGATCCTCAGCGAGGTGTGGGAGAGCAGCTACGACGGGCTCGCCCGCAGCCTGGAGGTGCACGTCGCCTCGCTGCGCGCCAAGCTCGCCCTGCCCGACGCCATCGAGACCGTCCGTGGCATCGGGTACCGGCTGACCGCCGGCACGTCGGACGAACCGGCCGCCGACCCGCCCACCGGCCCGCCCGGGCGGTGA